DNA from Sulfurimonas gotlandica GD1:
TGGCAATTTTACCGTCAAAAATATCAAAAGCACCGCCAATCCATGCTAAAACAATTGCTAAAATAAAATTGTTTTGAGTAATGAAGTAAGTTGCAAGAAGACCGGCTGTAATATTTACAAAAGTAAAAAGATTTGCCAGATTAAAGTGAGAAGTTGCTTGGTATAAAAATTTCATAAATTACCTTGAGTGAAGTTCTGGCGTAATTATATCTCTTATCATGCTATTAATCAATTTTTTATATCTTAATTTGTAGTAAAATAGTAAATATATAATAATTATTAATAATGATAACTTTTATCATTATTAAGATGCTTCTAAGTTGATATCTATTATCATTTGAATAAGACAATATAAAGACGGACTAAAAATGATAGATATGATTTATTTGGCGCATGCTGATGAAACTACTGCTAAAGCAAAAACTCCTATAGTTACAGAAAAAATGACTACGGCTATAGAGCAAAGCGGTATGATTCACTCTAAAGTAGCAGGAAGATATGATGTTGTAAAAATACTTCCAAAAGAAGCAGATAGTTTTGACACTATGTTCGACTATGCTGATGCTTTTGGTAAGTTTAGACTCTCTTATATAAATAGTGCACATAAGATCAGTTCCCTCCCTAATAAAACAGAAAAAAGTGCTACATCTTTGGGTGGTGAATTTGGTTTTAACACTGCTGAATTTCATGGACTTCAAGCACATGTAGCGGCTTATGTGTCACAAGGTCTTGATTTTATAAATCCAGATAAAAATGATCTCAATGAAGATTTTTTCGCAAAAGATTTAAGCTCTTTCGCTTACATTGCAGAGGCTAGTATCAACTATAGTAACGAATACTTTCAAGCAAAAATTGGACGTGTAAGAGTTGAGACACCTTTTGCAAACAGTGATGATATAAGAATGGCTCCAAATACATTTGAGGGTGCGTGGGCAAATATCGATTATAACGATAAAGTAAAAACTCAACTTTTATACTTTAACAGATGGGCTGGTTATGATTCTCAAGATGAGAGCGCAGGGGCATTTCAAAACGAGTTTAAAGACTTGGTTGGCTCTGATAGTTTTGGGATGCTTGGAGCATCTATAGCGTATGAATATGCGAAAAACAGTGAGACTTCTTTTTGGTATAACTATATCGATAAGATGAGTGCTATTGCATATGCTGAGATAGTAGGAATATATTTTATTGATGGTGAAGATATTCACTTGGATTATGGAGTTCAAGCTACCAATATACAAGAGTTAGAAAGCTCAAATGTTGGTGGGAATGTTTTTGGTGCAATGTCTATCTTTCATTACAATGGAGCATTTTTTGGAGGAGCGTACAATATTTCACTTTCAGATAATGGAAAATACGTAACAAATGGTTTTGGCGGTGGTCCTTACTACACTTCACTTGATGAAGCATCTATCTCTTCAATCTCAGAAGCAGGTTCATCGTATACAGGTGGAGCAAATAATAATGCTGAATCTTTTAGAATTGGCGCAGGTTACGAGTTTGAAGCAGTTTCAATAGAGGGTTTAGTCCTTGAACTTGTTTATGGTGAGCTTTACAGTGATAATGGCAGAATTATAGAAAAAGACGCAATTATAACTTATGACATAACTGATAAATGGTATCTAGAAGCTACCTACACAAATTACACATCAACAAGTAACAAAAATACTTTTGATAGAGCTCTTGTGAGACTTGAGTACAAGTTTTAATCAAGTATTAACATGATATTTATTATCATTATAAAAAATAAAGAATATATTTATGAAAACATTAAAAGATTGTAACAAAGCATGTATAGTAAAAGTTGTAAAGTTACACGCTGAGACAGATTTGAAACAGAGATTGATATCATTTGGAATCATGAAAGAAGCAGTTATAGAAGTATTAGAATACTCTACTGCAAAGAGTACAATAGAAGTTAAAGTAGGTAAGATGAGAATAGCTCTGCGTGCGAAAGAAGCTCAGTTAATAGAGGTAGAACAGATATGAAGGGAATAGATGTAAAAGCTTGTCCAGTCATTGCTAAACATATAAAAATAGCTCTAGTAGGACAACCTAATGTTGGTAAGAGTATGCTTATCAACTCTGTGTCAAACGCGCATCTGCATGTAGGAAACTTCTCGGGTGTAACGGTCGATAAAACAGAAGTACTTTTTGATTATAAAGATTATCATTTTACTGTTGTAGATCTTCCCGGGACTTACGCATTCACTGACTATACTATTGAAGAGAGAGTTACGCATGACTATCTTTGTGCAGAGAGTTATGACCTTATAATCAATGTAGTTGATTCTACAAATTTAGAGAAAAACCTTCAACTTACGTCTGAGCTTATGAGTATGAGTAAGAGTATTGTAATCGCTCTAAATATGAGTGATGAGGCAGATAAAGAGGGTGTGTCAATAGATGCAGCTTATATGTCAGAACTTCTTGGCATCCCTTGTGTAAAAGTATCTGCTGTAACAAAAATTGGTATTGAAAATCTTTTAGATGCCGTTATATCTGTACGTGAACAAGAAAAGCAAGAATCAAAATTAATCTTTAGTGAGCCAGTTGAAGAAGAGATATCAACAATAGTAAACTACCTCTCTAAGCATAAATATGATGCTGTAAACTCATATAGAAATGTAGCAATAAACTTACTGAAAAACAATAAAAAAACCTATGCTAAACTTCATGATGACCCTATCTGGACAGAGCTTCAACCAATACTTATTGACTCTTCAAAGCACGTAGAACTTCACCATGACAGTGATGATATTAAAGAA
Protein-coding regions in this window:
- a CDS encoding OprD family outer membrane porin; protein product: MIDMIYLAHADETTAKAKTPIVTEKMTTAIEQSGMIHSKVAGRYDVVKILPKEADSFDTMFDYADAFGKFRLSYINSAHKISSLPNKTEKSATSLGGEFGFNTAEFHGLQAHVAAYVSQGLDFINPDKNDLNEDFFAKDLSSFAYIAEASINYSNEYFQAKIGRVRVETPFANSDDIRMAPNTFEGAWANIDYNDKVKTQLLYFNRWAGYDSQDESAGAFQNEFKDLVGSDSFGMLGASIAYEYAKNSETSFWYNYIDKMSAIAYAEIVGIYFIDGEDIHLDYGVQATNIQELESSNVGGNVFGAMSIFHYNGAFFGGAYNISLSDNGKYVTNGFGGGPYYTSLDEASISSISEAGSSYTGGANNNAESFRIGAGYEFEAVSIEGLVLELVYGELYSDNGRIIEKDAIITYDITDKWYLEATYTNYTSTSNKNTFDRALVRLEYKF
- a CDS encoding FeoA family protein, producing MKTLKDCNKACIVKVVKLHAETDLKQRLISFGIMKEAVIEVLEYSTAKSTIEVKVGKMRIALRAKEAQLIEVEQI